In one window of Mytilus trossulus isolate FHL-02 chromosome 7, PNRI_Mtr1.1.1.hap1, whole genome shotgun sequence DNA:
- the LOC134724482 gene encoding serine/arginine-rich splicing factor 2-like: MSYSRPPPNTERMSSLKVDNLTFRTTPEDLRRAFEKYGEVGDIYIPRDRFTRKSRGFAFVRYYDKRDAEDALDSMDRAMLDGRELRVQMARYGRPSNDRRGGRRGGGSYGGGGGRDGDRGRDGDRGRDGGGGRYGGGDRGGSSRDRDSRRRSYRSKSRSRSRSRSRSRSDSSRSRSKSRSRSRSRS, from the exons ATGAGTTACTCTCGTCCTCCACCCAACACAGAACGAATGTCATCTCTTAAAGTTGACAATCTCACATTCAGAACAACACCAGAAGATCTGAGACGCGCCTTTGAAAAGTACGGCGAGGTTGGAGACATTTATATTCCCCGAGATCGTTTCACTAGGAAAAGCAGAGGTTTTGCATTTGTTAG GTACTATGACAAAAGAGATGCAGAAGACGCACTTGATTCAATGGACAGAGCAATGTTAGATGGTAGGGAACTCCGTGTACAGATGGCAAGATATGGAAGACCTTCAAATGACCGTAGAGGTGGAAGAAGGGGAGGTGGAAGTTATGGCGGAGGTGGTGGCAGGGATGGAGATCGAGGCAGAGACGGAGATCGAGGCAGAGATGGAGGAGGAGGTCGATATGGAGGTGGTGACCGTGGTGGTAGCAGTAGGGACAGGGATAGTAGGCGGAGATCTTACAG GTCCAAATCTAGAAGTAGGAGTAGATCTAGGTCAAGGAGTCGATCTGACAGTTCCAGAAGTCGTAGCAAGAGTAGGTCTCGCTCCaggtcaaggtcataa